One genomic region from Spirosoma sp. KCTC 42546 encodes:
- a CDS encoding TonB-dependent receptor, with amino-acid sequence MKTVTTFFLFFCINTLLRAQSVSFQGTVLDGQTQEPIPGATVRLLGTTIGSITDAQGRFSVAGQQATDSLIISSIGYQERRVASSGKLSIKLMPRIEDLQPVVVTASREAQARSEAPMAISRLSSGLLQETKPVNLYEVINKTPGVVMPNLGNEQHMMGIRQPFSTNAYYLYLEDGVAVRPMGIFNHNALIELNSFSISSVEVVKGPVSSLYGPEAVGGAINFLTHRPTAVPVVRVGVMGDGWGYRRVQAGAGGMLTNRLGLFGGVSVARQRNSWQTQSDFDKVSLNARAEYAFSNQTRLTGTVSYNQYYSQTGGSVDSLAYYSRQYVSTTDFTYRDVRSLRSRLTLEHRWAAHSETSATAFYRDNSLKQNPNYSIRWKSEATTATGEINENAFHSIGLMAQHSQRFAWIDSRLLVGIVYDNSPTTYYAYQTELQATLRPDKRSVERYVQVRELPDQFLSRYAATIHNLAAYAQYDFAPMPNLRLSAGLRYDRMAFDYENFLDKTTGTKNYNQLTPKLGLTYDLGHGAGLYANVSRGFSPPGLTAVFRKNPNTAAGQPPFYYNLQSAQFSNLEVGGWASFLNKKVNIDWALYQMNGINELLSIRQPDNSTDYQSAGRTLHRGLEYSLTYKPSGQWFFRFGGTNSIHRFEDFALSNLPSDVVKNLAHYDMPQAPRWVANTELTYKPRWAKGIRMAMEWQRIGPWYQNQTNTVQYNDRGAFGARGVSVLNLRTGYVYKAMEVYVNVLNLTNELYANNATRGNAITDRTTFTPAAPRTFVIGLQYNFTGN; translated from the coding sequence ATGAAAACAGTTACCACTTTTTTCCTCTTTTTCTGCATCAATACCTTGCTGCGGGCTCAGAGCGTCTCGTTTCAGGGAACCGTTCTTGACGGGCAAACTCAGGAACCCATACCGGGCGCTACGGTTCGACTCCTCGGCACTACGATCGGGTCCATCACCGATGCACAGGGACGGTTTTCAGTAGCGGGTCAGCAGGCAACCGACAGCCTGATCATTAGCAGTATCGGTTATCAGGAACGTCGGGTTGCCTCCTCCGGCAAACTGAGTATTAAGTTAATGCCCCGAATTGAGGACCTTCAACCGGTAGTGGTAACGGCCAGTCGGGAAGCTCAGGCTCGTTCGGAAGCGCCCATGGCTATTAGTCGTCTGTCATCGGGACTTTTGCAGGAAACTAAGCCCGTTAATCTCTACGAAGTCATTAACAAAACGCCCGGTGTGGTTATGCCAAACCTCGGCAACGAGCAACACATGATGGGTATCCGCCAGCCCTTCAGCACCAACGCCTATTATTTGTACCTGGAAGATGGGGTGGCAGTACGCCCAATGGGGATTTTCAATCATAACGCCCTGATCGAATTGAACTCCTTTTCGATCAGTTCTGTCGAGGTGGTGAAAGGACCGGTTTCCTCGCTGTATGGTCCCGAGGCCGTTGGGGGTGCCATTAATTTCCTGACGCATCGACCAACTGCCGTACCTGTAGTGCGGGTAGGCGTCATGGGCGATGGCTGGGGATACAGACGCGTTCAGGCGGGGGCGGGTGGCATGCTCACCAACCGACTTGGCCTGTTTGGGGGCGTATCTGTAGCCCGGCAGCGGAATAGCTGGCAAACCCAAAGCGACTTCGATAAAGTGTCGCTCAATGCTCGTGCCGAATACGCGTTCTCCAACCAGACACGCCTGACGGGGACAGTTTCCTACAACCAGTATTATTCGCAAACGGGCGGCAGTGTAGATAGCCTGGCGTATTACAGCCGTCAATACGTGAGCACAACTGATTTCACGTATCGAGATGTCCGGTCGCTCCGGTCGCGGTTGACACTGGAACACCGCTGGGCCGCCCACAGTGAAACATCGGCAACCGCCTTTTATCGGGACAACAGCCTGAAACAGAATCCAAATTACAGTATCCGCTGGAAATCGGAGGCCACCACAGCCACGGGTGAAATCAATGAAAATGCGTTTCATAGCATAGGCCTGATGGCCCAACACAGCCAGCGGTTTGCCTGGATCGACAGCCGATTACTCGTGGGTATAGTATATGATAACTCACCGACGACCTACTACGCGTACCAGACAGAGTTGCAAGCCACCTTACGGCCCGACAAACGGTCGGTGGAACGGTATGTTCAGGTACGCGAGTTGCCCGATCAGTTCCTGAGCCGGTATGCCGCCACGATTCATAATCTGGCCGCCTATGCGCAGTACGACTTTGCACCGATGCCGAATCTGCGTCTGTCGGCAGGACTCCGCTACGACCGAATGGCATTCGATTACGAGAATTTCCTGGATAAAACGACTGGCACAAAAAACTACAATCAACTAACGCCTAAACTGGGGCTAACCTACGATCTTGGCCACGGTGCAGGCTTGTATGCAAATGTTAGTCGAGGATTTTCACCACCGGGGTTAACAGCCGTGTTTCGTAAAAACCCGAATACCGCTGCCGGACAGCCCCCCTTCTATTATAACCTTCAGTCGGCCCAGTTTAGCAATCTGGAAGTAGGTGGCTGGGCGTCCTTTCTGAACAAAAAAGTCAACATCGACTGGGCTTTGTATCAGATGAATGGTATCAACGAACTGCTCAGCATTCGTCAGCCAGACAACTCAACCGACTATCAGAGTGCGGGCCGAACCCTCCACCGGGGTCTGGAATACAGCCTGACGTATAAACCCTCCGGTCAGTGGTTTTTCCGCTTCGGTGGCACCAATTCCATCCACCGCTTCGAGGACTTTGCCCTAAGCAACCTGCCATCCGATGTGGTAAAAAATCTGGCTCATTATGATATGCCACAGGCTCCCCGTTGGGTGGCCAATACAGAACTGACCTATAAGCCCCGCTGGGCGAAAGGCATACGGATGGCGATGGAGTGGCAGCGGATCGGTCCCTGGTATCAGAACCAGACCAATACGGTTCAGTACAACGATCGGGGAGCGTTTGGTGCGCGGGGTGTCAGCGTACTGAACCTGCGAACGGGCTACGTGTATAAGGCGATGGAAGTCTATGTAAACGTACTGAACCTGACAAATGAACTGTATGCCAACAACGCAACGCGGGGTAATGCCATTACCGACCGCACAACATTCACCCCAGCCGCACCCCGCACGTTTGTGATCGGTCTCCAATACAATTTCACTGGAAACTAA
- a CDS encoding alcohol dehydrogenase catalytic domain-containing protein has protein sequence MRVEAAIATGSGSFQIDFIEVGDPQGDEVLVEIKAAGICHTDYDSLSWGKPIVMGHEGAGVVLRVGPLVRKVQPGDSVILNWAIPCGYCFQCLEGNQHICEVNSPVTSGNKASGGHAALERTTYNGQPIERSFSLGTMSGATVVREAAVVKTNVPIPFPSAAIVGCGVMTGVGSVVNAAQVKPGRSVVVVGTGGVGLNVIQGARISGAGMIIAVDVNPNRLEMAVRYGATHSILADRADKGLSQAVSQVKQLTGGRGADYAFECTAIPELGAVPLAMVRNAGVACQVSGIEQEISIDMNLFEWDKIYMNPLYGKCRPEIDIPILLNLYQKGDLILDDLVTRTYSLHQLNTAFDDMLKGRNAKGVLVF, from the coding sequence ATGCGAGTTGAAGCGGCCATTGCTACCGGTTCCGGAAGTTTTCAAATTGATTTTATCGAAGTTGGTGACCCCCAGGGCGACGAAGTCCTGGTTGAGATTAAAGCTGCGGGTATCTGTCATACCGACTACGATTCTCTCTCCTGGGGAAAACCCATCGTCATGGGGCACGAAGGCGCGGGTGTCGTGCTACGTGTTGGCCCCCTTGTCCGAAAAGTACAGCCGGGCGATTCAGTCATTCTTAACTGGGCCATTCCCTGCGGCTACTGCTTCCAGTGCCTGGAAGGAAATCAGCATATCTGTGAGGTAAACTCGCCGGTCACGTCGGGAAATAAAGCCAGCGGAGGACATGCCGCACTAGAACGGACAACGTACAACGGTCAACCGATTGAGCGGTCGTTTAGTCTGGGCACCATGTCGGGAGCTACGGTGGTTCGGGAGGCTGCCGTTGTAAAAACGAACGTACCTATTCCGTTTCCATCAGCCGCTATTGTAGGGTGTGGGGTTATGACAGGCGTTGGTTCCGTTGTCAATGCCGCTCAGGTAAAACCAGGTCGATCCGTAGTGGTAGTCGGTACCGGAGGTGTCGGGTTGAATGTAATTCAGGGAGCCCGAATTTCCGGAGCCGGGATGATCATCGCGGTGGATGTCAACCCTAATCGACTGGAGATGGCCGTCCGCTACGGAGCCACGCATTCCATTCTGGCGGATCGGGCAGATAAAGGACTTAGCCAGGCGGTTAGTCAGGTGAAACAGTTAACCGGGGGACGGGGAGCCGATTATGCTTTTGAATGTACAGCCATTCCTGAGCTGGGTGCCGTACCACTGGCCATGGTCCGAAACGCGGGTGTCGCCTGTCAGGTAAGCGGCATTGAACAGGAAATCAGTATCGACATGAACCTGTTCGAATGGGACAAAATCTATATGAACCCCTTGTATGGAAAATGTCGCCCGGAAATTGACATTCCTATTTTGCTAAATCTATACCAGAAAGGCGACTTAATTCTGGACGATCTGGTTACCCGAACCTATTCCCTTCATCAGCTCAACACCGCTTTCGACGATATGCTTAAGGGACGCAATGCCAAAGGCGTACTGGTTTTCTAA
- a CDS encoding alpha/beta hydrolase family protein, translating to MATPFRTIEISDPAYERDGLRLITVKTPNLAGRGDITVWIPGPDLIGDEPLPLVILLHGVYGSHWAWSLKGGAHRTAERLLRDGRIRPMILAMPSDGLWGDGSGYLPHNELNFDRWIVEDVSEAVRAALPVHQSTLLPNRTFIAGLSMGGFGALRLAAKYPERFQGAYGLSSITHLNQLPLFVEEPLSHYKQADPVDESVLDLLVRNRAKLPPIQFDCGTDDLLIEYNRSLHHSLTEQDIPHQYREHPGGHEWPYWQEHLVDALVFFTSLG from the coding sequence ATGGCCACTCCTTTCCGAACCATCGAAATTTCCGATCCGGCTTACGAGCGGGATGGACTTCGGTTGATCACCGTCAAGACACCAAATCTGGCAGGTCGTGGCGATATAACGGTCTGGATACCCGGCCCTGATTTGATTGGCGACGAACCCCTTCCGCTGGTGATTCTGCTGCATGGCGTGTATGGCAGTCACTGGGCCTGGTCACTAAAAGGCGGTGCCCATCGAACAGCCGAACGCTTACTCCGGGACGGTCGGATTCGTCCGATGATCCTGGCTATGCCGTCCGATGGACTCTGGGGGGATGGTAGTGGCTATCTGCCCCACAATGAACTAAATTTTGATCGGTGGATTGTCGAGGATGTGTCTGAAGCCGTACGAGCGGCTTTACCGGTTCACCAATCCACGCTACTTCCTAACCGCACGTTCATTGCGGGCCTGTCGATGGGCGGTTTCGGAGCTTTACGATTAGCCGCAAAGTATCCTGAACGATTCCAGGGAGCATACGGGCTTTCATCGATTACACACCTCAATCAGCTCCCCCTGTTTGTAGAAGAACCCCTCAGCCACTATAAACAGGCTGACCCTGTCGATGAATCGGTTCTGGACTTGCTAGTCCGAAATCGGGCGAAGCTGCCACCTATTCAATTTGATTGCGGCACAGATGATCTATTGATCGAGTACAACCGCTCCTTACATCATTCATTGACCGAACAGGACATACCGCACCAATATAGAGAACATCCCGGCGGGCACGAATGGCCGTACTGGCAGGAACACCTGGTCGATGCGTTGGTATTTTTCACCTCGTTAGGTTAG
- a CDS encoding sialidase family protein → MKTLLFFSALLINTLTTLANPGDSLLKIPNASFPRLQTDHRGNPVLTWIERTKTGISLMHCVSTNGGKTFGAPTRISLPATTAAHGEDVPKLIFKGDGTQLVVFSLPKPTPDALRAGNLLYKVSTDQGKTWSLEQPIHRDTTAGKSHSYAELTRLPTGEIGLIWLDEKLPGHEGRSVRFTQTLATGGFGPEIVVDSNACQCCRPGIVSDTQGRIYLTYRDWLPTENGPGARDISYVVSTDNGLSFSPPNVLVHDDWQINACPHSGPQLFVRDEVVYATWYSGASEHEGIRLARVDKPQATEFIAGAQRTHPQVTGWADGRLAMVFEELVGEAPDAYRQTMVRTYMANGESRTMALTAPGELTSLPVLLPTPDGLLVAYQSWQGQSTSVIVKRVPFFQP, encoded by the coding sequence ATGAAAACACTACTCTTTTTTAGCGCCCTGTTAATCAATACACTAACTACACTTGCGAATCCGGGCGATTCGCTCCTGAAAATTCCCAACGCATCGTTTCCACGCCTGCAAACGGACCATCGGGGCAATCCGGTACTGACCTGGATCGAGCGGACGAAAACAGGTATCTCGCTCATGCACTGCGTATCCACCAATGGAGGGAAAACATTTGGTGCACCAACGCGTATCAGCCTGCCCGCCACGACCGCAGCCCACGGCGAAGATGTACCAAAACTTATATTTAAGGGCGATGGCACACAACTGGTGGTGTTCAGCCTGCCGAAGCCCACACCCGATGCACTCCGTGCCGGAAACCTGCTGTACAAAGTGTCAACAGATCAGGGAAAAACCTGGAGCTTAGAACAACCTATACACCGAGATACAACAGCGGGTAAAAGCCACTCCTACGCCGAACTAACCCGCCTGCCAACGGGCGAAATTGGACTGATCTGGCTGGATGAGAAACTACCCGGTCACGAAGGTCGCTCAGTTCGGTTTACCCAGACCCTGGCCACCGGGGGATTCGGACCGGAAATTGTAGTTGATTCCAACGCCTGTCAATGCTGCCGCCCCGGTATTGTTTCCGATACTCAGGGACGCATTTACCTGACCTACCGCGACTGGTTACCCACTGAAAACGGCCCGGGTGCACGAGATATTAGCTATGTCGTATCGACGGACAATGGTCTGTCTTTTAGTCCGCCCAACGTGCTGGTACATGACGACTGGCAGATCAATGCCTGTCCACATTCGGGGCCACAGTTGTTTGTTCGCGACGAAGTGGTGTATGCCACCTGGTATTCTGGTGCCAGTGAACATGAAGGTATCCGGCTGGCCAGAGTCGATAAGCCACAAGCTACCGAGTTCATTGCCGGAGCCCAACGGACACACCCGCAGGTAACGGGCTGGGCCGACGGGCGATTAGCGATGGTCTTTGAGGAGTTGGTGGGCGAAGCTCCCGATGCGTACCGTCAAACAATGGTGCGGACGTACATGGCCAATGGCGAATCCCGGACAATGGCTCTAACGGCACCCGGTGAGTTAACCTCCTTGCCCGTGCTGCTCCCAACACCTGATGGCCTGCTGGTTGCCTACCAGAGCTGGCAGGGGCAGAGTACCAGTGTTATAGTAAAGAGAGTTCCTTTTTTTCAACCATAA
- a CDS encoding DUF5602 domain-containing protein — translation MNLFALAIVAATTLMGSNDTPAGEKKPAIIQYGESVKAGNGTLRSFVRLDAKGNPAQLGVAISEATLKSLPAEDAYWVLTMPKGSDKAQIQHVSFNWMPHGHEPDGVYNVPHFDCHFYYTSNEDRLGIVENDPRFGKDPEGAYLPKGYVKGPALPQMGAHWIDPTSPELNGKPFTTTFIYGALDGKVTFLEPMFTLDFLKNVKDEQLLVKQAEKVEKAGFYPAAYRFVYNAAEKQYEVILEDLQNRK, via the coding sequence ATGAATCTGTTTGCACTGGCTATTGTAGCCGCCACGACCCTGATGGGGTCCAATGACACGCCTGCAGGCGAAAAGAAACCAGCCATTATTCAGTATGGCGAATCGGTAAAAGCCGGAAACGGCACCCTCCGTTCGTTTGTGCGGCTCGACGCCAAGGGCAACCCCGCACAACTGGGCGTGGCTATCTCCGAAGCTACGCTAAAAAGCCTGCCCGCTGAAGATGCGTATTGGGTGCTAACGATGCCCAAAGGAAGCGACAAGGCGCAAATTCAGCATGTATCGTTCAACTGGATGCCCCACGGTCACGAGCCAGATGGTGTGTACAATGTACCGCATTTCGACTGCCATTTTTACTATACATCCAACGAAGATCGGCTTGGCATTGTTGAAAATGATCCTCGGTTTGGCAAAGACCCTGAAGGCGCTTATCTGCCGAAGGGATACGTAAAAGGCCCTGCGCTACCCCAAATGGGTGCCCACTGGATCGACCCGACCAGCCCTGAATTGAACGGCAAACCCTTTACAACAACCTTTATCTATGGCGCACTCGATGGCAAGGTTACCTTCCTGGAACCGATGTTTACGCTTGATTTTCTGAAGAACGTAAAGGACGAACAGCTACTTGTAAAACAAGCCGAAAAGGTGGAAAAAGCAGGCTTCTACCCCGCTGCTTACCGATTTGTATACAATGCTGCGGAGAAACAATATGAGGTAATTCTGGAGGATCTTCAGAACCGCAAGTAA
- a CDS encoding DUF5602 domain-containing protein — MKPSYLLALPLLAATLQLSSCKKDNNDTPNPTDPHYGQSVTLGNGTARTFVKLDASGNPDEVGIAVSEAALNSLPADMVELVMELPTEGAKTPFKHAYVTYMPHGHEPDGVYTVPHFDFHFYKITNAERLTMTPGKEAEMSKVPDAGYLPTDYVTAGPVPMMGNHWVDATSPELAGKGFTTTFLYGSNKGEIIFYEPMITVDYLKKTTMQHLAIKQPQKIAPTGYYPGEYIIRYNMNTKEYEIVLDKMVSRQ; from the coding sequence ATGAAACCATCTTATCTATTAGCGTTGCCTTTACTGGCCGCTACGCTGCAACTCAGCAGTTGCAAAAAAGACAACAACGACACGCCTAACCCAACTGATCCTCATTATGGGCAATCGGTAACGCTGGGAAACGGAACCGCCCGTACGTTTGTGAAATTGGATGCCAGCGGTAACCCCGATGAAGTTGGAATCGCGGTATCAGAAGCGGCTCTGAACAGCTTACCTGCCGATATGGTGGAACTGGTGATGGAGTTGCCGACCGAAGGGGCTAAAACACCCTTTAAACATGCGTATGTAACCTACATGCCGCATGGACATGAGCCCGATGGAGTGTATACGGTACCGCATTTTGATTTTCATTTTTACAAAATTACCAATGCGGAACGATTGACCATGACGCCCGGTAAGGAGGCCGAAATGAGTAAAGTACCGGATGCAGGTTACCTGCCTACCGATTACGTCACGGCGGGGCCTGTGCCCATGATGGGGAATCACTGGGTTGATGCCACCAGCCCGGAATTAGCCGGTAAAGGCTTTACGACCACCTTCCTGTATGGGAGCAACAAGGGTGAGATCATCTTCTACGAACCGATGATCACGGTGGATTACCTCAAGAAAACGACCATGCAACATCTAGCGATCAAGCAGCCACAGAAAATAGCACCAACTGGCTACTATCCAGGCGAGTACATCATCCGTTACAATATGAATACCAAAGAGTACGAAATTGTGCTGGATAAAATGGTTTCTCGTCAGTAG